The Catenulispora sp. EB89 genome includes a region encoding these proteins:
- a CDS encoding ricin-type beta-trefoil lectin domain protein, whose product MRDRAPRSRQLRAAFAALALIAGTVFGVAVSAPAHALGNGLALTPPMGWNDWNSFGCNVSESLVEQTADLIVSSGMKDAGYQYVNIDDCWMSSSRDANGNLVPDPAKFPDGISGTAAYVHSKGLKLGIYESAGTATCAGYPGSLNHEQADANSFASWGVDYLKYDNCNNQGIPAQTRYTAMRDALAKTGRQIVFSLCNWGQESVWTWGAGVGNLWRTTGDINAGFSSMLSNFHNTVGLASYAGPGGWNDPDMLEVGNGMSFTEDRSEMSLWAEMAAPLISGTDLRTATPATLSLYTNKDVIAVDQDSLGKAGTEIASSGGNDVMAKPLANGDVAVVLFNENSSAQTISTSTSAVGIASASSYTLDNLWSKELSSTTGAISATVPAHGSVMYRVSPGSGSSIGSTHPLVGASSGRCLDVPNNSTTTGTQLDIWDCNTGSNQEYTLTAAGELRVYNGSLCLDASGQGTTAGTKVIIWTCNGQTNQRWTPNADGTITGVQSGLCLDVTGGNVASGNVNGTPVELWGCNGGANQQWKLG is encoded by the coding sequence ATGCGTGATCGGGCCCCGCGCAGTCGACAGTTGCGCGCAGCCTTCGCAGCGCTCGCCCTCATCGCCGGGACGGTGTTCGGTGTCGCGGTATCGGCACCCGCGCACGCCCTCGGCAACGGTCTGGCGCTGACCCCGCCGATGGGATGGAACGACTGGAACTCCTTCGGGTGCAACGTCTCGGAGAGCCTGGTCGAGCAGACGGCGGACCTCATCGTCTCGTCCGGCATGAAGGATGCCGGCTACCAGTACGTGAACATCGACGACTGCTGGATGTCGTCGAGCCGGGATGCGAACGGCAACCTCGTCCCGGATCCCGCGAAGTTCCCCGACGGCATCTCGGGGACCGCCGCGTACGTGCACAGCAAGGGCCTCAAGCTCGGGATCTACGAGAGCGCCGGCACCGCGACCTGCGCCGGCTATCCCGGCAGTCTGAACCACGAGCAGGCCGACGCGAACTCGTTCGCGTCCTGGGGCGTGGACTACCTCAAGTACGACAACTGCAACAACCAGGGGATCCCGGCCCAGACCCGGTACACGGCGATGCGCGACGCGCTGGCCAAAACCGGTCGGCAGATCGTCTTCAGCCTGTGCAACTGGGGCCAGGAGTCGGTGTGGACGTGGGGCGCCGGGGTCGGCAACCTGTGGCGCACCACCGGCGACATCAACGCCGGCTTCAGCAGCATGCTGTCCAACTTCCACAACACGGTCGGGCTGGCGTCCTACGCCGGGCCGGGCGGCTGGAACGACCCGGACATGCTCGAAGTGGGCAACGGGATGTCGTTCACCGAGGACCGCTCGGAGATGTCGCTGTGGGCGGAGATGGCCGCGCCGCTGATCTCCGGGACCGATCTGCGTACCGCGACGCCTGCGACTCTGTCGCTGTACACGAACAAGGACGTCATCGCCGTCGACCAGGACTCGCTGGGCAAGGCCGGGACCGAGATCGCCTCGTCCGGCGGGAATGACGTGATGGCCAAGCCGCTGGCCAACGGCGATGTCGCGGTCGTGCTGTTCAACGAGAACTCCTCGGCGCAGACGATCTCGACGTCCACCTCGGCCGTCGGGATCGCGTCGGCGTCCTCGTACACGCTGGACAACCTGTGGTCGAAGGAGCTCAGCTCGACGACCGGTGCCATCAGTGCCACGGTGCCGGCCCACGGATCGGTGATGTACCGCGTGTCGCCGGGGAGCGGGAGCAGCATCGGGAGCACGCATCCGCTGGTCGGTGCGTCGTCCGGCCGATGCCTGGACGTGCCGAACAACAGCACCACGACTGGCACGCAGCTGGACATCTGGGACTGCAACACCGGCTCGAACCAGGAGTACACGCTGACCGCGGCCGGCGAGCTGCGGGTCTACAACGGCAGCCTCTGCCTGGACGCGAGCGGTCAGGGGACGACGGCCGGGACCAAGGTCATCATCTGGACCTGCAACGGCCAGACCAACCAACGATGGACCCCGAACGCGGACGGGACGATCACCGGCGTGCAGTCCGGCCTGTGCCTGGATGTGACCGGCGGGAACGTGGCCTCCGGGAACGTCAACGGCACCCCGGTCGAGCTCTGGGGCTGCAACGGGGGCGCCAACCAGCAGTGGAAGCTGGGGTAG